The following proteins are co-located in the Apium graveolens cultivar Ventura chromosome 5, ASM990537v1, whole genome shotgun sequence genome:
- the LOC141661419 gene encoding uncharacterized protein LOC141661419: MIDGSVVKPVEFDRFYAFWHRCNDMVLSWMLNSISSDIRDNVVYFGTAQEIWDDLSVRFSQGNVPRIFQLKRELTALFQGSMSITAYFTKMRTLMDELNALSLIPKCTCPQSNCSCGVTGKLETYEQINKLSQFLMGLNDVFTGIRGQLLMMKPLTTLSQAYSLLLQEETQRATSIGVVTDNIAMNVAFSGQRNMQFNPKKYDDSSAEICEYCHNPGHSQTKCFFLHGYPDWHRLHGKPKPKLRIGGSSVKKAAHVNSSLDVPVNDKPSGSDISTKNIFSDAQYKHIAKMIQNNVKNIGSSSWNSGHLSGRFFEPDDRDW; encoded by the exons ATGATTGACGGATCGGTAGTCAAACCTGTCGAGTTTGATCGTTTTTATGCTTTTTGGCACCGTTGTAATGATATGGTGTTGTCTTGGATGTTAAACTCAATTTCGAGTGATATAAGAGACAATGTTGTGTATTTTGGTACTGCACAAGAAATTTGGGATGATTTGTCAGTTAGATTCTCACAAGGAAATGTGCCACGGATATTTCAACTTAAAAGGGAACTAACAGCTCTTTTTCAAGGCTCAATGTCCATAACTGCTTACTTTACTAAAATGAGAACTCTTATGGATGAGTTGAATGCTCTGTCACTTATACCTAAATGCACATGTCCTCAAAGTAATTGTTCATGTGGTGTCACTGGTAAATTAGAGACATATGAGCAAATCAACAAATTGAGTCAATTCCTTATGGGACTCAATGATGTGTTCACTGGTATTAGAGGCCAACTGCTCATGATGAAGCCATTAACTACACTAAGTCAAGCATACTCACTGTTGTTACAAGAAGAAACTCAAAGAGCTACTTCAATTGGAGTCGTTACTGACAACATAGCAATGAACGTCGCGTTCTCTGGTCAAAGAAACATGCAATTCAATCCAAAGAAATATGATGACTCTTCAGCTGAGATTTGTGAATATTGTCACAATCCTGGTCACTCTCAGACCAAATGCTTCTTTCTCCATGGATATCCAGACTGGCACCGTCTTCATGGTAAACCCAAGCCCAAACTCAGAATTGGAGGAAGTTCTGTCAAAAAGGCAGCTCATGTTAATAGCTCATTGGATGTGCCAGTGAATGACAAACCCAGTGGCAGTGACATCTCTACTAAGAATATATTTTCTGATGCTCAGTATAAACATATTGCAAAGATGATTCAGAATAACGTAAAGAACATTGGCTCATCCTCTTGGAATTCAGGACACTTATCAG GACGCTTCTTTGAACCAGATGATAGAGATTGGTAA